ACTTGTCTCTGTTTCGCCAGACTGGTGGACAACTTTCAACATGAAGAGGTTTATACTTCAAATTCTTTTGAAGACGTAACACCATTTttgctctctctgtgtttgcccCTTCTGTATTATCTCCTCCATTTCCCCTACAACTCCCCCGCtaatgtgtctgtgtctgtcaacAGAACCTGCTGCAGGAGGTTGCATCACGGGACCTGTTGACCAACATTCAACAGCTGCTGGTAGTGACCCCTCCTGTGCTCAGCTCGGGGATGTTTATCATGGTTGTGCGCATGTTTTCCCTTATGTGCTCTAACTGCCCCTGCCTGGCAGTCCAGCTAATGAAACAGAGTGAGTAACCCACACATACTAATACCCAGTGGGAGACACCCTCACCTATTACTTGCTCCATCTGTCATTACTGTTTTGCCAATGTATATATATTCAATGGTGGTCAATTCAGTGGTGTTGTACTGTTTGTCAACTTCAACTTGCATCTCATTGAATGCCTCCATAATTTGCTTTGATAGACTTTTAGCAGTGGTGAAGGAATATTGTGTGTTGAAGATGCTGATGATAAATTCTCTTTTTGTCACCTTTTCTAAACAGACATCGCAGAAACTCTGCGTTTCCTCTTGTGTGGTGCATCAAACGGCAGCTGCCAGGAGCAAATTGAACTGGTACCTCGGAGCCCCCAGGAGCTCTATGAACTGACCTCCCTCATATGgtaatatatattttacctGCCTCtgttcagtgttgtgtgtgttatgaTAACGCTGGGaaagatgagaagaaaaatggtGATTTGGGGGTCCTAGTCCTGTAAAATATGCTACCAGTATGAGAAAATTCAAGATCAACTTATGACAAGACTTGGTAGCCTGTAAGACTCTTAGTCTTAAGTACAGAAACTTAAGAACAGTGCCACCAATGTTACTCCTGCTTCTCCCACACCTTGAAGCACAGATACAATTGTTTTGCCAATGATAGTTGTCATCTGACTTCTTACATAAAAATCTAACTAATTTGACTTGATGACTGTATAGGTAAATACGGGGTAAACAGAACTGTGTAGTTTACTAaacctgctcttcttcttgcAGTGAGCTGATGCCCTGCCTGCCTAGAGAGGGCATCTTTGCAGTTGATGTAATGCTGAAGAAGGGCAGTGCCCAGACGACAGAGGGAGCCATCTGGCAGTGGAGGGATGACCGGGGACTCTGGCATCCTTACAACCGCATTGACAGCCGCATCATTGAGgtataaaaatgtgtcagagGTGACTTTGTCACCCACTTTCTGTATGTCTGAAACCTCTAAATTTATGATGAGATTTTCATTGTGGGACGTTGTATCACAAGACAGAATTTATGCTGGTCAATCATTCTGGACCTCTGCTACATTACAAGAGAACTATTTGAAGGATCAATAATGGGTtgaatcttttaaaatgttgcattacattacataattCAGTCTAGTAGCAGTGTCAGCATTtgtcagtacatttactcacacaATAATTGGAGCATATCCACATATGATACTGACATTAGGGGTGTATTTGATTACCTTGCCCTGCAGACAGCCCACCAGAATGGGGAGGATGAGATCAGTTTGTCAACCTTGGGCCGTGTGTACACAATTGACTTCAACTCTATGCAGCAGATCAATgaagacacaggaacagcaCGCGGTATCCAGAGGAAACCGAATCCTCTTGCCAACCCCAATACAGGTAATACAGGTCCTGGCAAATGACGTAAAAGTACAGTATAAAAGAGGAATTGTTGAAGTGTGTTTAAGGAAATAAACCTGACCTGTTCACTGCCTTCCTCCAGGGAGTCATCAGGAGGTTCGTCGAGAAGATGCACGAGCCCAGTTGATGAAGGAGGACCCTGAGCTGGCAAAGTGCTTTATCAAAACTCTGTTTGGGGTCTTGTATGAGGTGTACAGCTCATCAGCTGGCCCTGCTGTCAGACACAAGTGCCTTAGAGCCATCCTCAGGATCATCTACTTTGCTGATGCAGAGCTGCTGAAGGATGTGCTGAGGAACCATGCTGTGTCCAGGTAAGACTGCCCGGACTTTGTTAACATTGACACTAAAGCTGGTTCTGATGACCGTCTTTAAGGAGCttaatattaaaacaacaacaacaaaacctgGATCTCAGAGACGCCAGGTAGCTGGTGACTTTCCTTGAGTTGCATGTAAATTGActtttttgtatgtttatttctacagtcACATTGCCTCCATGCTATCCAGCCAGGACCTGAAGATTGTAGTGGGTTCTCTGCAGATGGCTGAGATCCTCATGCAGAAACTGCCTGATGTCTTCAGTGTCTACTTCAGAAGAGAAGGTAGTGTATAACCCCATGGAAAACTCGTGCATCAAGTCTGGTTTTCTGCAGtttgtaaacatttattttatttggcagtaaaatgtgtttctgtcagtaTTCCTTTACATTGATCCACAGTCCTCAGCCAGATCCAAGTGACTCTTTCCTAACTGGCAAGAAGCTGCAGTGTATTGCTGCTATATTTAAGGCTTTAGGCAGTTTGTAATGCACGTCTTTCTCCTTTCCCTTCAAGGTGTGATGCACCAGGTGAAGAACCTCTCTGAATCTGAGAGCTTTCTTGTCACTAGTCCCCCGAAGGCTTGCCCCAGTGGTACTGCCAGTTTGTGCACTACCACCATCAGCACTGCATCCACCACATCTGCTAATAATGCAACTCCTGACCTGGGCTCACCCAGCTTCCAGCACAGCATGGATGACTCTCTGGACCTCAGCCCACAGGGGTGAGTATTTGGCCATGTGTGGCTTTGGTTTGGCTGTTTacaagtgttgtaaaaatacatttttgcacaGATCCAAATTCTGGGTCATACTGGAAAATAAGCTCATGAACACAAATTGCATCCTGTGCTGAACCAACCAAGAACAGCTGGAGCTAATATGTTGCCTGACGACTAGCTCAACAAATTCTActtgaaactgaaaatataagCACATTAGACAATAGTAGTGTGTTCATTCAGTAATTGACATATGCTTCCATTTGTTGATGTATTTTAATATATGCgtgtttatttcatattttctccCCCACCAAGGCGATTAAGCGATGTCCTAAAAAGGAAACGGCTACCTAAAAGAGGGCCCAGAAGGCCCAAATACTCTCCTCCAAGAGATGATGATAAAGTAGACAATCAGGGTAAGTTAAAGTGTTACAgtcaatgtttgtgtgtgatgtttaaagATCCCCACTAGACATATTGACACAAGAATGTATCAAAATAGTGTCAACTTTAATCCAAACACATCTCAAAGgagtttatgtttatgttttacatgcatgttttgtatattttgtatcaCTGAGCTAGTCTAACAGTTGCATTAGCAATGTGTGATGAACCTTTGAAATTTTAGCACTGGCAGGTTAATCAATGGTTCCTTTAACAACGTTTGAGTCGTCATGAAATGTGATGGCATTCTTAGCCCATTGATAACCCTCCTAATGCATCTTGGTGTTTCTTTACAGCCAAGAGCCCTACCAGTACTCAGTCACCCAAATCGTCCTTCTTGGCCAGTCTTAATCCCAAGACCTGGGGCAAGCTTGGTGCCCAGACCAACAATGCCAACTCAGAGCCCTCACGTACAGCGGGGGTGAGTGGCCTGGCAAGGGCACCTCCCAAGGACTCAATTTCAAACAACAGGTACGATAACCAGAGTTAATGAAGAAAGTTTcctgttttctgctgctgtgttagTCAAGTCATGCTTGGTTTCTCGTGTTGATGCAGAGAAACAGTCACTGGCTATGTGGACTACGGTTTGTaatcagttttatgtttttcattcttttgtaGAGACAAAATAAAGGCCTGGATCAAAGAACAGGCAAGTAAGTTTGTGGAGCGCTACTTCAACTCTGAAAATGTGGATGGCAGCAACCCTGCACTGAATGTACTCCAGAGACTTTGCACAGCCACAGAGCAGCTCAACCTGCAGGTAAGAGATACATTATTGAACAGTGAGAATAAGATCAAGTCTTTACCAACACATTAAACcacatgtatttgtattttagaGCTTGTCTGAATGGCTGAACTTTCCTGATTATGTATGTTCCTGTTTCCCAGGTGGACGGTGGTATGGAGTGCCTGGTGGAGATCTCCAGTATTGTATCAGAATCTGATGTGTCGTCGTTTGAGATCCAGCACAGTGGGCTGGTGAAGCAGCTCCTGGTCTACCTGACCTCCAACACAGACAGGGACTTGCTCAGCCGTGATGTGCGGCTCAAGAGGTTCCTCCATGTGTTCTCTGGTTGTCCGGTGAGAAACTAGAACATGTTATTTTACTGtctctaatttaaaaaaaaaaagtttttaaccTCCAATTTGGTTTGCAGGTTCCAGGAATGGAGCCGGTAGGTCGTTTGGACCCATCAGAGAATGGGCCGTACCTGGCACTGGTGCACAAAATGAACAGCTGCCTGAGCCAAATGGAGCAGTTCCCAGTCAAAGTGCATGATTTCCCCAGTGGCAACGGCAACGGCAgcaggtctgtgtgtttattatttatggcttATTCAGAATGACTTCATGTTATATTACAGTTTTATTGTTTggtatgtatttttaaaattgtgattttaatGCATCTCTCCAGGGGCTCTCAGGCACTGAAGTTCTTCAACACACATCAGCTCAAGTGTCAGCTGCAGAGACACCCAGATTGCACTAATGTTAAACAGTGGAAAGGCGGCCCTGTGAAGATAGACCCCCTGGCCCTGGTGCAGGCCATTGAGAGATATCTTGTTGTCAGAGGTGAGTAACTGTTTAATTAGAATTAGAGAGGTGATGCCACCCATTTAAGTTCTCCTCAGGCACTTGCTGTTCCTCCACATTGTCCAAATGCCAAAAGTTGTCCCTTTAACTGTCCTTAAGAGGGATTATTCTGTCTTTCTTCAGTTGGCCTCATGACTTCACATCTGTTCTCCACAGGGTACGGCCGAATcagagaagaggatgaagacagTGATGACGACGGTTCAGATGATGAAATCGATGAATCACTGGTACGTGATACCCTTCATACCAGATGAGGCTCATCTTTTAATCTCTGCACACTTAATCCTGtgttgatgtgtatttataGCAAGCATCACTATCAGTAGTATCAATAAACTGCATATGTAATACCAATATGTCATTTGTTTCTTACTCAGGCGGCGCAGTTCCTGAATTCTGGCAGTGTGCGTCACAGACTACAGTTCTACATCGGTGACCACCTGCTACCATACAACATGACAGTATACCAGGCTGTACGGCAGTACAGTCTTCAGGCGGAAGAAGAAAGGGAGTCGACGGATGATGAGGCAAACCCACTGGGGCGAGCTGGCATCTGGACCAAAACGCACACAATATGGTaaaattcttcttttaaatgaaaaactctcgactgttcttttttttcttacaggGGAGATCTTGTGCctcttaatttgttttctttttcatcttgaAACCTTCTTAATCTTCACAGACATTTTTGAAACAAAAGAGCAATGTTttttggatttgtttgtttgaatttcaTCAACCAGTCCTTGAAAAAGTTCCCATCATTTAACCAAGTGGTGCCAGCCATGCAGATTTATTTGCCATATGTCATGCACTATTTGGATTGCAAATGACTTGAATGCGTCATGAGTCTCGTCACAAAAGTAAAGAGTTGACAGGAGGCAGTTTCTGATGTAACAGCTGACGTTGACGTTCATCAAAACATACAGAGACAAACTGTCATATCTTGTTTCCTGACAGGTATAAGCCTGTGAGAGAGGACGAGGACGGCAGCAAAGATGCTGTGGGTGGAAAGAGGGGCCGAGCACAGACTGCTCCCACTAAAACCTCACCTCGCAACGCCAAGAAGCAGGATGAGCTGTGGCATGGTGAGAATCTTAAACATCTCATAGTGATGTGTTGCTCAAATTATGTTCAATATTGCAAACTATATCTCAAACAATAAAGCTGCTGGCTGGTCCAGTGCAGATTTAGGCAAAACAAGCTCCATCTGCTTATTGCCTTTTAATTAGTTCAGTACATAGATGGGTGTACAGAGTGTTTATATTGCACAACTTCTAGTTGTCTGTTTGTCACAAGTCAGAATCTGCACAGTCAACTTCATAACGACTGTTGATTCCCATCACTTCCAGATGGTGTGTGTCCCAGTGTCATCAATCCCTTAGAGACATACCTCACTTCGGAGCCACCAGAGACCATAACCTTTGATGACCCCTCACTAGAGGTCAACTTGCTGCTGAGGGTCCTGCACTCCATCAGTAGATACTGGTTCTACTTGTATGAAGTAAGTCTATTTTTTGAACAATTACTACAGGATGGAATCAACTTAAGTCAGTTAGTTATCTCACAAAGAATTAGTTTGTATTTCATAATTTAGTTGAGTATTTAACAGGATTTAACACTTATCAGATCCCAAAGCTGTGATAGATACAGATacaataacatttaaaatattctcTTGGCTTTCTCTAAACGTGTTGTCCCAGGCCTGCTGGCAATCAGTGTTGTTCATAGtttgatgaatattttgtttgttttgcagaatGCTGTGTGTAAGGAAATCATGCCTACCAGTGAGTTCATTAACAGTAAGCTGACAGCCAAAGCTAACCGTCAGCTACAAGACCCACTGGTCATCATGACGGGGAACATCCCTACTTGGCTCATTGAGCTCGGAAAGACCTGGTAAGTGTTTCATTTAGACCAATTGGAGGCGTTCATGTTTGGCCAATATGACCTGGTTCTCACTTtgccctctctgtctttccagCCCCTTCTTCTTCCCCTTTGACACCCGGCAGATGTTATTCTACGTAACTGCCTTTGATCGTGACAGAGCCATGCAGCGCCTACTGGACACAAACCCTGAGATCAACCAATCAGATTCTCAGGACAGCAGAGTTGCACCACGTCTAGACAGAAAGAAGGTACAAGATGTTGCCATGTTAAACCTTTTGACTCTTTTTGTGTTACATGTGATGAAATCCACACAATCATCAACTTTCATTGTATCTGAATGGAGTTTCAATTGAGTCTTGGCTCTTaccatttttctgttttgaaataTCGTAAATAACCTCATGTCTGTCCTCCCTTGTCTCGTGTTTTCAGAGGACGATAAACCGCGATGAGCTGTTAAAACAGGCCGAGTCTGTGATGCAGGACCTAGGCAGCTCCAGGGCAATGTTGGAGATCCAGTATGAGAATGAGGTATTTGTATTATAAGTTATggtcaataaataaaatggtcTTAATTCATCTTTTGGGAGAGGCGATTCTAAATGATTCTCTTAAAACTCTCTCAGGTTGGCACAGGGCTCGGCCCCACTCTGGAGTTCTACGCTCTGGTGTCTCAGGAGCTCCAGCGAGCCGATCTCGGCCTGTGGAGGGGCGAAGAGGTCACACTCGCCAATCCTAAAGGTATCGTGGTTGGCTCTCGTGGAGAGATATGATGCCATGTTGGCTTGTATTTCATTTAAGAATGTACTACTGAGGTGTCCTCTGTCCGAAACTGAGCACATGTTTTTGGAGTGGCAGGTATTTCCTCACTGATGGGCTCGTGATCAACATTTTACTTCTTCTAAATATGACCGCACTGAACGTAGATACAAAGTGTGAAGTTGAAGAATGACTTTTTCTGACCACACTTGTATCTTTGCTCTAACAGGAAGCCAAGAGGGAACTAAGTACATGTTCAGCACCAGAGGTCTGTTTGCTGTTCCCTTTGGCAGGACGACCAAACCAGCACACATagccaaaatcaaaatgaagtTCCGTTTCTTAGGAAAGCTAATGGCCAAAGCCATTATGGACTTCAGACTGGTAACTGCTTCCATTTTCACTTCTATTTCTCTTAATAGACTATTGCTTTCTACTGAGTTTTGACATTTAAGACTGCTCTTCTTTAGTAATTGAGTCTTTTTAGAAACATTGAGGCTATAATCTCTTTTTTATACCATAAAACTGAAGTAGCTCTCAGGTATAATCAATATAATCTGTTGAAGACATCTTTTGAAATGTTGGAGTTttgaaaacaacactttttaatgtatttatgttgtcaaatgtctttattttctatttcctCCTGCTCCCATTCTCCAGCTGGACCTGCCTCTGGGGCTGCCATTTTATAAGTGGATGCTACGGCATGAGATGTCTATAAGTTCCCATGACCTGGTGAACATTGATCCCAGCGTGGCCAAGTCCATCCAGCACTTGGAGGATATTATACGTCAGAAGAAGAGGCTGGAACAGGACCGATCACAGGTAAAGTACAACACAGAGGACGTCTGTGAAGACCTCAACAcatcacaaaaaatataatCTGGTCATAACACTAGTCTTGGCCTTGCCCACCTCCTGGTACCCATAGTGTTTATGATAGATAACCCATTTCAGTTGTACATTCACCTGCAAAGCAAGTCTCCTTCACTACTGTTCCTCTCTTAATGAATccgtttgtgtctgtttgtgtgcaccAGACGAGGGAGACCCTACAGCAGGCACTGGAGAGCCTGAACATGAACGGCTGCTCAGTGGAGGACCTGGGTTTGGACTTCACCCTTCCAGGATTCCCGAACATTGAGCTGAAAAAGGGCGGCAAAGACGTCCCAGTCACAATCTACAACCTGGAGGAGTACCTCAGGGTATGGGCTACAGTTGTTCTTGCAACTCTCACTCTGATTAATACTTTTTGTCTGCCTGGATGTTGTTCCTCTCAGAGGTCTGAATCTTTCTTTTCACTCCCTTCAGTTGGTGGTGTACTGGACTCTAAACGAAGGAGTGTCCAGACAATTTGAGTCATTCAGGGAAGGATTCGAGTCAGTCTTCCCGTTGCATCACCTGCAGTATTTCTATCCAGAAGAGGTAAGCACGTTcgatgtttttattattctcaGTCAGTCGTGGCCGGTGTTGGTCTTTATTTACTGATTCATATGTGTTTGTtagttttattgtctttatgtgtatgtatgaattTTTAGCATAAGAAATATTACCAGTGccccttctttcttttctttaattgttTATTGTCCTTCCTCTCCTGCCACAGCTTGACCAGTTGCTGTGTGGCAGTAAATCTGAGACATGGGACGTCAAGACGCTGATGGAGTGCTGTCGACCGGACCACGGCTACACACATGACAGGTGAAGACCGTCAATCCTACGACCCCTTGCACATTTTTGAATAGGAGGGAGCTGCCTCATTCAAGTCACACAAGCCACAGTCTTGTAGCTTCTGCCAAGAGAGTTTATATTGAGGCATCAAAAACTCCATTTTAGTGTAgagcacctttttaaaatatggtTCTAGGCTACTTTTTTTCTTACTCAATACATAACACACAGTAGATATAACTAAACTTTCATCTCAGGACACAcgtttgatgtgtatttctcacACGTATTTTTGCAGCCGTGCCGTGCGGTTCCTGTTTGAGGTGTTGAGCAGCTTCGACGCTGAGCAGCAGAGACTCTTTCTGCAGTTTGTCACAGGGAGCCCCAGACTGCCTGTTGGAGGTGAGTCACTTTTCTCTGGCCTTTACAaaaattagatatttttatcaAGCTTGTatgaatgtataaaatgtgaAGCCACGACTGTACCCTCTGTGCCTGACACCTGGTGTTCCACTTGTGTCTAAGGTTTCCGGAGCCTGAATCCCCCTCTGACGATCGTGAGGAAGACTTTCGAGTCGACGGAGAACCCGGACGACTTCCTCCCCTCAGTCATGACCTGCGTCAACTACCTGAAGCTGCCTGACTATTCCAGCATAGAGACCATGCGAGAGAAACTGTTGATTGCGGCTCGCGAGGGCCAGCAGTCATTCCACCTTTCCTGATCTCGCCACATCTCACATTCAAATGCCTTCTACAGCGACTGATGAAATCATGACTTCCTTCTTAGTTTTTTTGTAATCACATACATCAAGGCTACGTGTACAGCCTTCTTGTTAGAGAAAGCAGCTTGCAGAAAAATTAAgactttaaatatatatttgctGCCCCTGTCTCtcaaaaaaaaacttaaaaaataaaaaaatggaaaggTGTTCCATGACTCACAGaacttaaaatataaaaaaagagagagtcaAACTTATATCAGTAGTTGagtaatgtttaaaaaaaagatgaaaacatctgggtgacattttaaattgcattgctatgtgatatttaaaaaagggATGTCTCCTCTCCGGAGTGGTGGACAAACGTCACTGGGCGTAGGGGAGGatagggaggggaggggagggcggGGGGGTCCATCGAGCAAGCTAGGTTTACTTTAGCTCCAAAGATCATTTGTACAGACAAATTTGCAGACTTTGCTCATTCTACACATTTGATAGAATAGCTCTTTGTTCTCATGTCTCTTCCCCTCAGTTCGTctgttcacattttgttctgtatTATATTGGCCCCAGTTTGTGTGTTGCATTTTGGTTCGGCCCCCCTCCCCCTGTGTGTCTTTGCTTCAAGTTGTGGAAACGAGAGTTGCAGTTGGTTGAATGCGGGTAGTGATGAGCGcatattatctttttttttttcctccttctacCCAAGTTGAGATTGTGTTCTGGCCTCGTTTATTCTAGAGAGCTTCAGCTCAATTGAAGAGTTGTAACCAATGTGTTGATCAGGTAAATTTGTTTTGCTCTTATTTTGATAGAGTTAGTGTCTTTCTGTTGGGCCCTACCTGATGTGTAGGGTTATCTTGGTAGACCAAGCTCTGAGCAACCCTCAACACATAATGTAGCCGGGCACAAAACTTTGGCTGGTcgcattttattgttttcatggCCAGACAGCATTTCAAGTTCATTTATGGAATAAAGTTTATATGCAGTTTCACACCCAGTTTGAGGTGCGAATGTCtgctttacctttttttttttttttttattttaagattttctATATTGTCTTTATTTCTTGCTGTagttgattattattattttttttttctttgcactgCTGGCTTGGAACAAACCGTGGTGTGCACCTGCAGTCTGTGGCCAGGGGAGGGCGACACTGTATGTTCTCCTGGCCCAATCGTTCATGTGCTGGTTTCTAAGATCTGCAATAATTTACTGCATCAGGTTCATGTTTTTACCtgaacataaataaagtaaCTGTTTGACTCATCTTTGTTAGTTTTATTTACCCATCATTCCTTTGCTTTGCCATGTTGATGTGCTGAACTTGTTGATGTTGAGCAGTTTTCAGTGTGTCCTCTTGGAGCCGATTGCTAGAAGGTTAAAGTTAATTTTTCATAGGGGATCCTGACCCTCTGGTCCTCGAAAGTGGtattttcaaggttttttttttctttagggACCCCTTTTTGAGTCGTTGAGTAAACCTATAACCCCTGAACAAGGGACATATTGTATGAAGGTTTTAGATGTAGTGCAGAGCAACTGATAAACTTAACATTTAATCTAAATAATGAACGCAGTAACAGCAGAAAGTTAATCTAAAACGAGCAATTTGGATGAATTGGAAGCGGCTTATTTTCGGGAACTTCTTCCACATTTATCTGGCTCCATTAtgtgttttaacttttaacaaccaaacacactaaaaaggttttttttttcacaaattagttttttttttctccatggtCAGTGTTCTATAAGCTTTTTGGTCGATTTATCTGCTTACTTCACAAATGCAGAGCGAAGCTGTTTAACAGAGTCCTGACTTAAAATATAGCTTGTGTCCTGTTTTCATTGTGCACTTATCCTCTGAGATTTTAAAAgttcttaaaataaataatctaaACGATTGATTTAGTTTTCACAGAAATGAATGAAGGCTGAGATAAAgacctttttaaattaaaggggcactatatagttttggagaagaacttcaaactcagaattttaatatttacaatattaatgaggtgattatacaaactcagaaatatttattttttccacaattgtataaataagctgttctcagaggaaataatGTCCAGAACACTGAAGGAAGGGTCCGTCtaatatgaacaaagtaaaacagtatgtttTGGCGACATCTAGTGGGGCTCACGATCCCCGGGTTGGAAACTGTTCTCTAT
This is a stretch of genomic DNA from Pagrus major chromosome 2, Pma_NU_1.0. It encodes these proteins:
- the trip12 gene encoding E3 ubiquitin-protein ligase TRIP12 isoform X2 translates to MSNRPNSNPGGSLRRSQRNTAAAQPQDHTVAGRSGLTLSVASFVLQDEPEAAGTSEQERPGHQSKSESTRGLKRSEAPDQISTFGPTPAKKPKSIPQPRDNTSETKKGPAKSKKRSLASEPPASSGRGQSKKSGAAGASPIQKRKKADSLPGLSSTAGSLPNRTEGRTAKPTKLASKSAASAKAGCSNVTDSSSSASTSSSSSTTGTNSATTQGARVKQGKDQTKARRSRSASSPSPRRSTRDKEQAKSASSSKFEWAARFNPKVNLPKPKLSLPGSSKTETSKPGPSGLQAKLASLRKSTKKRSESPPAELPSFRRSTRQKTTGSCASTSRRGSGLGKRGAADARRQEKMADSDNNQDGANSSAARTDEASQGASASSSVAGAVGMTTSGESESDDSEMGRLQALLEARGLPPHLFGPLGPRMSQLFHRTIGSGASSKAQQLLQGLQATGDESQQLQAAIEMCQLLVMGNEETLGGFPVKSVVPALITLLQMEHNFDIMNHASRALTYMMEALPRSSAVVVDAIPVFLEKLQVIQFIDVAEQALTALEMLSRRHSKAILQAGGLADCLLYLEFFSINAQRNALAIAANCCQSITPDEFHFVADSLPLLTQRLTHQDKKSVESTCLCFARLVDNFQHEENLLQEVASRDLLTNIQQLLVVTPPVLSSGMFIMVVRMFSLMCSNCPCLAVQLMKQNIAETLRFLLCGASNGSCQEQIELVPRSPQELYELTSLICELMPCLPREGIFAVDVMLKKGSAQTTEGAIWQWRDDRGLWHPYNRIDSRIIETAHQNGEDEISLSTLGRVYTIDFNSMQQINEDTGTARGIQRKPNPLANPNTGSHQEVRREDARAQLMKEDPELAKCFIKTLFGVLYEVYSSSAGPAVRHKCLRAILRIIYFADAELLKDVLRNHAVSSHIASMLSSQDLKIVVGSLQMAEILMQKLPDVFSVYFRREGVMHQVKNLSESESFLVTSPPKACPSGTASLCTTTISTASTTSANNATPDLGSPSFQHSMDDSLDLSPQGRLSDVLKRKRLPKRGPRRPKYSPPRDDDKVDNQAKSPTSTQSPKSSFLASLNPKTWGKLGAQTNNANSEPSRTAGVSGLARAPPKDSISNNRDKIKAWIKEQASKFVERYFNSENVDGSNPALNVLQRLCTATEQLNLQVDGGMECLVEISSIVSESDVSSFEIQHSGLVKQLLVYLTSNTDRDLLSRDVRLKRFLHVFSGCPVPGMEPVGRLDPSENGPYLALVHKMNSCLSQMEQFPVKVHDFPSGNGNGSRGSQALKFFNTHQLKCQLQRHPDCTNVKQWKGGPVKIDPLALVQAIERYLVVRGYGRIREEDEDSDDDGSDDEIDESLAAQFLNSGSVRHRLQFYIGDHLLPYNMTVYQAVRQYSLQAEEERESTDDEANPLGRAGIWTKTHTIWYKPVREDEDGSKDAVGGKRGRAQTAPTKTSPRNAKKQDELWHDGVCPSVINPLETYLTSEPPETITFDDPSLEVNLLLRVLHSISRYWFYLYENAVCKEIMPTSEFINSKLTAKANRQLQDPLVIMTGNIPTWLIELGKTCPFFFPFDTRQMLFYVTAFDRDRAMQRLLDTNPEINQSDSQDSRVAPRLDRKKRTINRDELLKQAESVMQDLGSSRAMLEIQYENEVGTGLGPTLEFYALVSQELQRADLGLWRGEEVTLANPKGSQEGTKYMFSTRGLFAVPFGRTTKPAHIAKIKMKFRFLGKLMAKAIMDFRLLDLPLGLPFYKWMLRHEMSISSHDLVNIDPSVAKSIQHLEDIIRQKKRLEQDRSQTRETLQQALESLNMNGCSVEDLGLDFTLPGFPNIELKKGGKDVPVTIYNLEEYLRLVVYWTLNEGVSRQFESFREGFESVFPLHHLQYFYPEELDQLLCGSKSETWDVKTLMECCRPDHGYTHDSRAVRFLFEVLSSFDAEQQRLFLQFVTGSPRLPVGGFRSLNPPLTIVRKTFESTENPDDFLPSVMTCVNYLKLPDYSSIETMREKLLIAAREGQQSFHLS